In Arthrobacter sp. PAMC25284, a single genomic region encodes these proteins:
- a CDS encoding NADH-quinone oxidoreductase subunit H → MSGAVVEQLPAWGAVAALAILLLVALAGAAADGLLTARAEGRRGGGFAPVAETARLLRQRPRGTIAADTLLRKIGVVGLPVAAALKVAVLPFGAWVVSDLAVGLVWFNTMDVMVWALVWLAGWGPNSAYSLVGGYRFLALALAYELPLMFALTAPAVAAGSLRMADIVAAQDELWFVVWMPVAFLVFCAAVLAFSLQRPFTAPLSPDIAGGVLGELSGVERLLLLAGRYALLAAGAGFGAALFLGGGAGPVLPGWVWFLAKTLALFWLLLALRRRVPALRPEQLMAPAWIIGLPLILLQVAVVAVIAVVGKG, encoded by the coding sequence ATGAGCGGCGCTGTGGTTGAACAGCTCCCGGCCTGGGGTGCCGTTGCCGCCCTAGCCATACTGCTGCTCGTGGCCCTGGCCGGTGCCGCTGCCGACGGACTCCTGACCGCCCGGGCCGAGGGACGACGCGGCGGCGGCTTCGCCCCGGTCGCGGAAACGGCCCGGCTGCTCCGTCAACGGCCCCGCGGCACCATCGCGGCGGACACGCTGCTGCGGAAGATCGGCGTCGTGGGCCTGCCGGTGGCGGCGGCGCTGAAGGTCGCGGTGCTGCCGTTCGGGGCGTGGGTGGTCTCGGACCTGGCCGTGGGGCTGGTCTGGTTTAACACCATGGACGTTATGGTCTGGGCGCTGGTGTGGCTGGCCGGCTGGGGTCCGAACAGCGCGTATTCGCTGGTGGGCGGGTACCGGTTCCTGGCCCTGGCCCTGGCGTATGAGCTGCCGCTGATGTTTGCACTCACGGCTCCGGCGGTCGCGGCGGGCAGCTTGCGGATGGCAGACATCGTGGCCGCCCAGGACGAATTGTGGTTTGTGGTCTGGATGCCTGTCGCGTTCCTGGTCTTTTGTGCCGCCGTGCTGGCGTTTTCCCTGCAGCGGCCGTTTACCGCTCCGCTCTCGCCCGACATCGCCGGCGGCGTGCTGGGCGAGCTCTCCGGGGTGGAGCGGCTCTTGCTGCTGGCCGGGCGGTACGCGCTGCTGGCCGCCGGTGCCGGATTCGGGGCGGCGTTGTTCCTGGGCGGCGGCGCCGGGCCGGTCCTGCCGGGCTGGGTCTGGTTCCTGGCCAAGACCCTGGCGCTCTTCTGGCTGCTCCTGGCCCTCCGGCGGCGCGTCCCGGCGCTCCGGCCGGAACAGCTCATGGCGCCGGCATGGATAATCGGCCTGCCGCTCATTCTCCTGCAGGTCGCGGTCGTCGCGGTTATCGCCGTCGTCGGGAAGGGCTGA